One window of Pseudacidobacterium ailaaui genomic DNA carries:
- the tyrS gene encoding tyrosine--tRNA ligase — translation MSSFLSADEQLDLLQKGAAEIIRVADLRERLEKSRQTGTPLRIKAGFDPTAPDLHLGHTVLMRKLKHFQDLGHQVIFLVGDFTALIGDPTGRSATRKPLTREEITRNAKTYTDQVFRILDREKTEVRFNSEWLDRLGFEGVIRLAAKFTVSQMLEREDFHKRFQEEQPISLHELLYPLMQGYDSVALKADVELGGTDQKFNLLAGRELQRDFGQQPQIVLMTPIIEGLDGVQKMSKSLGNAIGVHEPPQEMYGKLMSISDDLMWRYWTLLTDLRQSEIERMQADVADGKLHPMEAKKKLAYTIVAGFYSPAVAGEAGEHWSRLFQQRDAAAITEEVAVPLSSVMSGDLPSDAGTPVRVNVARLLVALGMKNSRTEAEKQVAAGVHLDGTLSTEKFIEVARRPVRIIVRVGKKAKVAVIEA, via the coding sequence ATGTCCAGTTTTCTTTCTGCAGATGAGCAGCTTGACCTGCTTCAAAAAGGCGCGGCGGAGATCATTCGCGTTGCCGACCTCAGAGAGCGTCTTGAAAAGTCGCGCCAAACGGGGACCCCTCTGCGCATCAAAGCAGGGTTTGACCCAACGGCCCCGGACCTGCATCTGGGCCATACCGTGCTCATGCGCAAGCTGAAGCACTTTCAGGACCTCGGCCATCAGGTCATCTTTCTGGTTGGCGATTTCACCGCCCTCATTGGCGATCCCACCGGCCGCTCTGCTACACGCAAACCCCTCACCCGCGAGGAAATCACACGGAACGCCAAGACCTACACTGACCAGGTCTTCCGCATCCTTGACCGCGAAAAAACCGAGGTCCGTTTCAACTCAGAATGGCTGGACCGGCTGGGATTTGAAGGGGTCATCCGCCTGGCGGCAAAGTTCACCGTCTCCCAGATGCTGGAACGCGAAGATTTTCACAAACGCTTTCAGGAAGAGCAGCCGATCTCTCTGCATGAACTTTTGTATCCGCTGATGCAGGGCTACGACTCGGTGGCGCTCAAGGCAGATGTGGAATTGGGGGGCACCGACCAGAAATTCAACCTCCTTGCCGGGCGCGAACTCCAGCGTGATTTTGGACAGCAACCGCAGATTGTCCTGATGACGCCGATCATTGAAGGACTGGACGGCGTACAGAAGATGTCCAAATCGCTGGGCAACGCCATCGGCGTGCATGAACCTCCGCAGGAGATGTATGGCAAGCTCATGTCCATCAGTGATGACCTGATGTGGCGCTACTGGACGCTGCTGACCGACCTGCGTCAATCAGAGATTGAAAGAATGCAGGCCGATGTGGCCGACGGCAAGCTGCACCCCATGGAAGCCAAGAAGAAGCTGGCCTACACAATTGTCGCAGGGTTCTACTCGCCAGCGGTGGCCGGTGAAGCAGGCGAGCATTGGTCACGGCTCTTCCAGCAAAGGGATGCCGCTGCGATTACCGAAGAGGTGGCTGTGCCGCTTTCCAGCGTGATGTCTGGCGATCTTCCCTCCGATGCCGGGACCCCTGTCCGTGTCAACGTGGCCCGTCTGCTGGTGGCGCTGGGCATGAAGAACTCACGCACAGAAGCTGAGAAGCAGGTTGCCGCGGGAGTGCACCTGGACGGCACATTGTCCACGGAAAAATTTATTGAAGTAGCCAGGCGCCCGGTCCGGATCATTGTACGTGTGGGGAAAAAAGCGAAAGTCGCCGTGATTGAGGCTTAA
- a CDS encoding alpha-mannosidase, whose product MPRFSKSVFSALAASALTIGSAAQTMQAPDITKEPTLYVVPYAHLDTQWRWEFPQVISEYLLKTMRVNFDYIQKYPHYVFNWTGSNRYRLMKEYYPNDYEKMKEYVEKGNWFPAGSSVEEGDVNLPSAESIFRQVLYGNTYFRKEFGKASNEYMLPDCFGFPASLPTILAHAGVKGFSTQKLNSGWQPAPQVGGPDSPEHTPEGIPFNVGLWEGPDGSTVMAALNPGGYGSQISTDLSKEPPAGSREQDWVRRIHLDGSVTGVFADYHYIGTGDIGGAVNEESVKLLEAMVTQGMAVLPGDGPAPVRMGDGPVHVISSAADQMFNDIKPEMQSRMPRYKGDLELINHSAGSLTSEAYHKRWNRENELLADAAEKASVAADWMGGRPYPQKRLNDAWTLVMGGQFHDTAAGTATPRAYEFAWNDDVIALNQFAGVLTSATQAIASGLNTQETKGVPVVVYNPLNLEREDVVEATLHFRGAQPKAVRVTGPDGKEVPSQVENGKVLFLAKAPSVGYAVYDVRPASAARPSSELKVTADSLENARYRVRLNKDGDVSSIFDKKLNKELLSSPMRLAISTDAPHMWPAWNMDFDQEQAAPRSYVSGPAKVRIVESGPVRVAIEVSRETEGSKFVQTVSLSAGDAGNRVEFGEAIDWRTLSANLKAVFPLTASNKMATYNWEVGTIQRPNAYERQFEVASHHWIDLTDDSGAFGATILTGPKNGSDKRDDHTIRLTLLRSPGYRPEDKRHAYSDQQNQDWGHHEILFGLAGHEGDWRQAQTDWQGYRLSSPLIAFETEKHPGTLGRTFSLVSISNPRIRVLALKKAETGDEYILRIVELDGRPQENVQVKFAGPITEAREVNGQEQPLGPATVTDGALQTSFKPYEPRTFALKLGPPPAHLDGVQSQPVTLKYDLAAASNDDTKTEGGFDTKGNALPAEMLPTELPFHGVTFQLAPAGTGKPDAVIAQGQTIQLPAGNYNKVYILAASDDGDQKATFEVGGKAEQLTIQNWGGFIGQWDTRLWKPAPDTVTVRQFRNGATKEVALRKDWAVSANHATWDLNDRGSPDWSPRYPEDYLGLRPGYIKRAEVGWYASHHHTPEGLNEPYQYSYLFAYGIPLPPHTTTLKLPANDKVRILAISVAHEGPSVTAVQPLYDTLKEGSQVQPEE is encoded by the coding sequence ATGCCTCGTTTCTCCAAAAGTGTTTTTTCTGCCCTCGCTGCATCCGCTCTCACAATCGGCAGCGCCGCGCAGACCATGCAGGCGCCTGACATCACCAAAGAGCCGACACTTTACGTCGTCCCCTACGCGCACCTCGATACGCAGTGGCGCTGGGAGTTTCCGCAAGTCATCAGCGAATATTTGCTGAAGACCATGCGCGTGAACTTCGACTACATCCAGAAATATCCGCATTACGTCTTCAACTGGACCGGCTCCAACCGCTACCGCCTGATGAAGGAGTACTACCCAAACGACTACGAAAAGATGAAGGAGTATGTCGAGAAGGGCAATTGGTTTCCGGCTGGCTCTTCTGTCGAAGAAGGCGATGTAAATCTGCCCAGTGCCGAGTCCATTTTTCGCCAGGTGCTCTACGGCAACACATATTTTCGGAAGGAATTCGGCAAGGCCAGCAATGAATATATGCTGCCCGACTGCTTTGGATTTCCCGCCTCCCTGCCGACCATCCTTGCTCATGCGGGCGTGAAAGGATTTTCCACCCAGAAGCTGAACTCCGGCTGGCAGCCGGCCCCGCAGGTCGGGGGGCCAGATTCGCCGGAGCACACGCCGGAGGGCATCCCCTTCAATGTGGGACTGTGGGAAGGGCCGGACGGCTCTACGGTGATGGCTGCGCTCAACCCCGGCGGATATGGCAGCCAGATCAGCACGGACCTGAGCAAAGAGCCGCCTGCGGGAAGCCGTGAGCAGGACTGGGTCCGACGCATCCACCTTGATGGCAGCGTCACAGGTGTCTTTGCCGATTACCACTACATCGGCACGGGCGACATCGGCGGTGCGGTCAATGAGGAATCCGTCAAACTACTGGAGGCCATGGTCACGCAGGGCATGGCTGTTCTTCCTGGTGATGGCCCCGCTCCTGTGCGCATGGGTGATGGTCCTGTGCATGTGATCTCGTCGGCGGCCGACCAGATGTTTAACGACATCAAGCCGGAGATGCAGTCCCGGATGCCGCGTTACAAGGGCGATCTGGAACTCATCAACCACTCCGCCGGGTCGCTGACTTCCGAGGCGTATCATAAGCGCTGGAACCGCGAGAACGAGCTGCTGGCCGATGCCGCGGAGAAAGCCTCCGTTGCTGCTGACTGGATGGGCGGACGGCCTTATCCACAAAAGCGCCTGAACGATGCCTGGACGCTGGTCATGGGCGGCCAATTTCATGACACAGCGGCAGGCACAGCAACGCCGCGCGCGTATGAGTTTGCCTGGAACGACGATGTGATTGCGTTGAACCAGTTTGCAGGCGTCCTCACCAGCGCGACGCAGGCCATCGCATCTGGCCTGAACACACAGGAGACCAAAGGCGTCCCCGTCGTCGTTTACAATCCGCTAAATCTTGAGCGCGAAGATGTCGTCGAGGCCACGCTGCATTTTCGAGGAGCGCAGCCAAAGGCCGTCCGCGTGACCGGGCCGGATGGCAAAGAAGTTCCGTCGCAGGTGGAGAACGGCAAGGTGTTGTTTCTCGCCAAGGCTCCTTCGGTTGGATACGCGGTCTACGACGTGCGTCCCGCTTCTGCTGCCCGGCCTTCCTCTGAACTGAAAGTCACAGCAGACTCGCTCGAAAATGCGCGTTACAGGGTCCGATTGAACAAGGATGGCGACGTCAGTAGCATCTTCGACAAGAAGCTCAACAAAGAGCTGCTTTCTTCGCCGATGCGCCTTGCCATCTCCACCGATGCACCGCACATGTGGCCTGCATGGAACATGGATTTTGATCAGGAACAGGCCGCTCCTCGCTCCTATGTCAGCGGCCCGGCAAAGGTCCGCATTGTGGAAAGCGGTCCGGTGCGTGTGGCCATCGAAGTCTCGCGTGAAACAGAAGGCTCAAAGTTTGTGCAGACCGTCAGCCTTTCTGCCGGTGATGCCGGCAATCGTGTGGAATTTGGCGAAGCAATTGATTGGCGTACGCTCTCGGCAAACCTGAAGGCGGTCTTTCCGCTGACGGCCAGCAATAAAATGGCCACCTATAACTGGGAAGTCGGCACGATCCAGCGCCCCAATGCATACGAGCGCCAGTTTGAGGTGGCCTCGCACCACTGGATTGATCTGACCGATGATAGCGGTGCGTTTGGTGCAACGATTTTGACCGGCCCCAAGAACGGTTCGGACAAGCGCGATGACCACACCATTCGCCTGACACTGCTGCGCTCACCCGGTTATCGTCCGGAAGATAAGCGCCACGCATATTCTGACCAGCAGAACCAGGACTGGGGACACCACGAAATTCTCTTCGGTCTGGCTGGGCACGAAGGCGACTGGCGGCAGGCGCAGACGGACTGGCAGGGCTATCGCCTGAGCTCTCCGCTCATCGCATTTGAGACGGAGAAGCATCCTGGGACGCTGGGCCGCACCTTTTCGCTGGTAAGCATCAGCAATCCGCGCATTCGCGTCCTCGCCCTCAAGAAGGCCGAGACGGGCGATGAATACATTCTGCGTATCGTGGAGCTCGATGGCCGGCCGCAGGAAAATGTGCAGGTAAAATTTGCTGGGCCTATCACCGAGGCCCGCGAGGTCAACGGACAAGAGCAGCCGCTTGGTCCGGCAACCGTGACAGATGGAGCGCTGCAAACGTCCTTCAAGCCGTATGAGCCGCGTACCTTCGCGCTGAAGCTGGGCCCGCCTCCGGCACATCTCGACGGCGTGCAGTCGCAGCCGGTCACATTGAAGTATGACCTTGCCGCCGCAAGCAATGACGACACAAAAACGGAAGGTGGCTTTGACACCAAAGGCAATGCTCTGCCTGCGGAAATGCTGCCAACAGAACTGCCCTTCCATGGAGTCACGTTCCAGCTTGCTCCCGCAGGAACAGGCAAGCCGGACGCGGTCATTGCTCAGGGACAGACCATCCAGTTGCCCGCCGGAAACTACAACAAGGTATACATCCTGGCCGCCTCCGATGACGGAGACCAGAAAGCCACCTTTGAGGTTGGCGGCAAAGCGGAGCAGCTCACAATCCAAAATTGGGGCGGTTTCATTGGCCAGTGGGACACCCGCCTCTGGAAACCCGCACCTGATACCGTGACGGTACGTCAGTTCCGCAACGGCGCGACAAAAGAGGTCGCCCTGCGCAAAGACTGGGCGGTCTCCGCAAACCATGCCACCTGGGACCTGAACGACCGCGGCTCGCCCGACTGGTCGCCGCGCTATCCGGAGGACTATCTCGGCCTCCGTCCGGGCTACATCAAGCGGGCTGAGGTGGGATGGTACGCCTCGCACCACCACACGCCGGAGGGACTGAACGAGCCGTATCAGTACAGTTATCTGTTTGCCTACGGGATCCCGCTACCACCGCACACGACCACGCTGAAGCTGCCTGCGAATGACAAAGTGCGCATTCTGGCAATTTCCGTGGCGCATGAAGGTCCCAGCGTCACTGCCGTGCAGCCACTCTATGACACGCTCAAGGAGGGCAGTCAAGTTCAGCCGGAGGAGTAA
- a CDS encoding YIP1 family protein, whose translation MADAISQPALIPLSEGQRIVDTFVAPTKTFTDILRKSSWWGPLIILIVMSVLFAFAVQTKVGWERVFENNLHQNPKQEERFSQMPPEQAETTKAISAKITAAVTYAYWAFALLFTAIMSLLVWATVNFGFGGTAKYGQIFAVHMYASLVLNLKYILAVISLFAGLAPDSFELQNSVGTNIGFYLSSDAPRWLWTFCTHLDVFEIWSLVLSVIGVAIVAKVARGKAAAAVVGWWLVTVLLLTVVAAI comes from the coding sequence GTGGCAGACGCAATTTCGCAACCCGCACTTATACCCTTAAGCGAAGGACAGCGCATTGTAGACACTTTCGTAGCGCCGACAAAGACATTTACGGACATTCTGCGCAAGTCTTCCTGGTGGGGCCCGCTGATCATTCTCATCGTGATGAGCGTTCTCTTCGCCTTCGCGGTGCAGACCAAGGTGGGATGGGAGAGGGTCTTTGAAAATAATCTGCACCAGAACCCGAAACAGGAAGAACGCTTTTCACAGATGCCACCGGAACAGGCCGAAACCACGAAGGCCATCTCGGCCAAAATTACGGCCGCTGTGACCTATGCCTACTGGGCCTTTGCACTTCTTTTCACGGCCATCATGTCTCTTCTGGTCTGGGCCACGGTGAACTTTGGCTTTGGAGGCACAGCAAAATATGGTCAGATTTTTGCCGTACACATGTATGCAAGCCTGGTCCTCAACCTGAAGTACATTCTTGCCGTCATCTCTTTGTTTGCCGGACTGGCACCGGATTCCTTTGAATTGCAGAACTCCGTAGGAACAAACATCGGCTTCTATCTCAGCAGCGATGCTCCGCGCTGGCTCTGGACCTTCTGCACACACCTGGATGTTTTTGAGATCTGGTCCCTGGTCCTGAGCGTGATCGGTGTGGCCATTGTGGCAAAAGTGGCACGCGGCAAAGCAGCGGCGGCTGTCGTTGGCTGGTGGCTGGTGACAGTTTTACTGCTTACGGTCGTGGCGGCCATCTGA
- a CDS encoding DUF5715 family protein yields the protein MRCLSFFLVAALLASQGSSAFAAGKRHHRAHGAAHRHIRHSHHAALVTSEDSPHATIAEVPLRHAKLPLLPPLKGSRASLVRQNERAEAEGLERIEDDGQLNELRRTHALVALPAGVPLRVNPELPANRRYCRPWTARFLADLARVHYARFHRPLQVNSAVRTVEYQRRLIEINGNAAPADGDIASPHLTGATIDIAKKGLSLSEIAWMRAYLLPLQTAGKIDVEEEFYQACFHITVYKSYASSRPGTPQHRNSSTLLAAGVP from the coding sequence ATGCGTTGTCTTTCTTTTTTCCTTGTCGCCGCCCTGCTCGCGAGCCAAGGGAGTTCTGCCTTTGCCGCCGGAAAGAGGCACCATCGTGCGCACGGGGCTGCGCACCGGCATATCCGCCACTCGCACCATGCCGCGCTTGTGACCAGCGAAGATTCTCCCCATGCCACGATCGCAGAGGTGCCGTTGAGACATGCAAAACTGCCGCTGCTGCCTCCACTAAAAGGGTCCCGCGCTTCCCTGGTCCGTCAGAACGAGCGAGCAGAGGCGGAGGGACTGGAACGGATTGAAGATGATGGACAACTGAATGAACTGCGCCGGACCCACGCCCTGGTAGCGCTGCCGGCTGGCGTGCCGCTCCGTGTGAATCCGGAGCTTCCGGCAAACCGGCGTTACTGCCGTCCATGGACGGCGCGCTTTCTGGCCGATCTGGCGAGAGTCCACTATGCGCGGTTTCACCGTCCATTACAGGTCAACTCCGCCGTGCGCACGGTGGAGTATCAGCGTCGACTCATAGAAATCAATGGCAATGCCGCTCCGGCCGATGGCGACATCGCCTCCCCGCACCTGACCGGGGCCACAATCGATATCGCCAAGAAGGGGCTCTCGCTTTCAGAGATTGCCTGGATGCGCGCTTACCTGCTGCCCCTGCAAACCGCCGGAAAGATTGACGTGGAGGAAGAGTTCTACCAGGCCTGCTTTCATATCACCGTGTATAAGTCCTATGCTTCCTCCAGACCAGGAACGCCGCAGCACAGAAACAGCAGCACACTGCTGGCAGCCGGCGTGCCATAG
- a CDS encoding ABC transporter permease translates to MAILLQDIRFALRQLWKHPGFAFTAVFSLALGIAATVAVFSVIYRVLLHPFPYRDADRIVQYNIRAKTDFEYTPLIYREQIAQLRQARSVEDVVEMEEEWQADTTTDIPQDVDMVFLSGNAFPFFGVPAMLGRVFLPSDVQQPVAVLSYQYWKRRFNSNPAVLGQSLRVNGKAYTILGVMPQNFTWWDADVYAPLDTSQSNRRSYMTVVRLKPGVSRAQADTELLGIFQQMIHDHPHSMLEGMKAEVIGINERFQRSLGNTLSILFAAVLLLLVIACVNVSVLLLARGSARQHEFAIRAAVGASTRRIVRQLLTEATILGLTGAVAGVLITYGVAPYLASLLPFELFPRGIHIPINFPVLVFSIFIALLTSMFFGLFPALQLARPQIREVMQANTSKAAGSVAGKRIHGVLVAGQMALALVLITAAAAGLVGFRQLMKTDLGYDPSHTANYSIPIHKGAYTTWESRATYFQQLRDSVAGIPGVESVSLALISPPSSEWNFPAEILGRGDTGGELVNVNFVSPEFFQQLRIPLLQGRLWDPTEASRGARLAIVNKAFVRRYFPGGDVLGHSVRVPKLTGSPPAVLTVDGSDSWAQIIGVVGDARNNGLDSPARPEIYFPFSFYMVDIGQLLIRTQGSPLAVEQAVRRRVAEVNPAQQVSYPVIPLTDRVEHEPEWARGRLVAFLSTTFSALALLLASVGLYSVVSYSVSQRTNEFGIRMAMGAQRRHIVQNVLATASVSVGAGVLVGLGLSFGFRGLMAHWMEGAAGSPLLLLAACLLLLVVAFLACIVPALRASMVQPMKALRVK, encoded by the coding sequence GTGGCGATACTCCTCCAAGACATTCGTTTTGCTTTGCGCCAGTTGTGGAAACACCCTGGCTTCGCTTTCACTGCCGTTTTCTCGCTTGCGCTGGGAATCGCGGCCACTGTGGCCGTCTTCAGCGTGATCTATCGTGTACTTCTGCATCCGTTTCCCTATCGCGATGCAGACCGTATCGTACAGTACAACATTCGGGCAAAAACTGACTTTGAATACACCCCCCTCATCTACCGCGAGCAGATTGCTCAGCTGCGCCAGGCCCGTTCCGTGGAAGACGTGGTGGAAATGGAGGAAGAGTGGCAGGCCGATACCACCACGGACATCCCGCAGGACGTGGACATGGTCTTTCTTTCCGGAAATGCCTTTCCCTTCTTCGGAGTTCCGGCGATGCTCGGCCGCGTCTTTCTGCCCTCGGACGTCCAGCAGCCCGTGGCCGTACTGAGCTACCAGTATTGGAAGCGGCGGTTCAATAGCAATCCTGCGGTGCTGGGACAGAGCCTGCGCGTCAATGGCAAGGCCTACACCATTCTTGGAGTCATGCCGCAGAACTTCACCTGGTGGGATGCCGACGTCTATGCTCCGCTGGACACCAGCCAATCCAACCGCAGGAGCTACATGACGGTGGTCCGTCTGAAGCCCGGCGTGAGCCGCGCACAGGCCGATACCGAACTGCTGGGCATCTTTCAGCAGATGATCCATGACCATCCTCATTCGATGCTCGAAGGAATGAAGGCGGAGGTCATTGGTATTAACGAGCGTTTCCAGCGCTCTCTTGGCAACACGCTTTCTATACTTTTCGCCGCGGTCCTGCTGCTGCTGGTCATCGCCTGTGTCAATGTTTCCGTGCTTCTGTTGGCGCGCGGCTCGGCCCGCCAGCATGAATTTGCCATACGCGCAGCGGTGGGCGCCAGCACCCGGCGCATTGTCCGCCAGCTCCTGACGGAAGCCACGATCCTCGGCCTGACGGGGGCTGTGGCGGGAGTCCTCATCACGTATGGCGTCGCGCCCTATCTTGCTTCACTGCTGCCATTTGAACTCTTCCCGCGGGGCATCCATATTCCGATCAACTTTCCCGTCCTGGTCTTCAGCATTTTCATCGCCCTGCTGACCAGCATGTTCTTCGGGCTTTTTCCCGCTCTGCAATTGGCCCGACCGCAGATACGCGAGGTGATGCAGGCCAACACCTCCAAGGCGGCCGGCAGCGTGGCCGGAAAGCGGATCCACGGGGTCCTGGTCGCCGGGCAGATGGCGCTTGCACTGGTCCTGATTACCGCGGCAGCGGCCGGTCTAGTGGGCTTCCGCCAGTTGATGAAAACCGACCTGGGCTACGATCCCAGCCACACTGCCAATTACAGCATTCCTATCCATAAGGGTGCATACACCACATGGGAGTCGCGGGCCACCTACTTCCAGCAGTTGCGCGACAGCGTGGCCGGGATCCCCGGCGTCGAGTCGGTTTCCCTGGCCCTGATTAGCCCTCCCTCCAGTGAATGGAACTTCCCAGCAGAAATTCTTGGCCGTGGAGATACGGGAGGAGAGCTGGTCAATGTCAACTTCGTCAGTCCGGAATTTTTCCAGCAGTTGCGCATTCCGCTGCTCCAGGGCCGGCTATGGGACCCGACCGAGGCCAGCCGGGGAGCGCGGCTGGCTATCGTGAACAAGGCCTTTGTCAGACGTTACTTCCCCGGCGGCGATGTGCTGGGCCATTCCGTCCGTGTGCCCAAGCTGACCGGCAGTCCGCCGGCCGTCCTCACCGTGGACGGAAGCGACAGCTGGGCGCAGATTATCGGGGTCGTGGGGGATGCGCGCAACAATGGCCTGGACAGCCCCGCCAGGCCAGAAATCTATTTCCCCTTCTCTTTTTATATGGTGGACATCGGCCAGCTTCTTATCCGGACCCAGGGATCGCCGCTCGCGGTCGAACAAGCCGTGCGGCGGCGGGTGGCCGAGGTCAACCCTGCACAGCAGGTCAGCTATCCAGTGATTCCGCTGACAGACCGGGTAGAGCATGAACCAGAATGGGCGCGCGGACGCCTGGTTGCCTTCCTCTCCACCACCTTTTCCGCGCTTGCCCTGCTGCTGGCCAGCGTAGGACTTTACAGCGTTGTTTCCTACAGCGTCTCCCAGAGGACCAATGAATTTGGCATTCGTATGGCCATGGGTGCGCAGCGGCGGCACATTGTGCAAAATGTTCTGGCGACTGCATCCGTCAGTGTAGGGGCCGGCGTCCTGGTGGGTCTCGGGCTGAGCTTTGGTTTCCGCGGCCTGATGGCGCACTGGATGGAAGGAGCTGCGGGCAGTCCCCTCCTGCTGCTTGCAGCCTGCCTGTTACTGCTTGTGGTGGCTTTTCTTGCCTGCATCGTGCCCGCGCTGCGTGCCTCCATGGTCCAGCCCATGAAGGCACTGCGGGTCAAATAG
- the mnmE gene encoding tRNA uridine-5-carboxymethylaminomethyl(34) synthesis GTPase MnmE, translating into MQADTNETIVAISTPPGRGGIGIVRLSGPRAVEIATPLLKLRGDLEHARARFAAILDPVTQTKLDEALVTFFAGPHSYTGEDLVEIAAHGSPVILDLLVRNSLAQGARLARPGEFTERAFLSGRIDLTQAEAVRDLIESQTLYQARVAAQQLDGALSRRVRPIKQKLVEFIAVLEAGIDFAEDDVDVAQDPDILRRIEAIAAPLHELGRSFEQGRIIHSGLALAIVGRPNVGKSSLFNRLVERERAIVTATPGTTRDLVTERVSIGGIPIELIDTAGLREASDEAEKIGIEKSREALAQADLVLVVLDASVPLSQEEMDLLTSLEDRRALVAINKCDLQIGLPELRLPPRVQAVRTSALTGEGIAALREALLAWLHGPGPAQEDAMLTSARQHQAVTGALDSLASARKAVAEKIPHEMLLLDLYSALRHLDSLTGETTPDDILNLIFSTFCIGK; encoded by the coding sequence GTGCAAGCAGACACCAACGAAACCATCGTCGCCATTTCCACTCCACCCGGTCGCGGAGGCATTGGCATTGTGCGGCTTTCTGGTCCGCGCGCGGTTGAGATTGCAACTCCTTTGCTAAAGCTGCGCGGGGACTTGGAGCACGCCCGCGCCCGGTTTGCTGCGATTCTGGACCCGGTAACCCAGACCAAGCTTGATGAGGCCCTGGTGACCTTTTTCGCAGGGCCGCACTCTTATACGGGTGAAGATCTTGTTGAGATTGCGGCGCACGGCTCGCCGGTCATCCTGGACCTGCTCGTCCGCAACTCGCTTGCACAGGGCGCACGACTGGCCCGTCCCGGTGAATTTACCGAGCGGGCCTTCCTTTCTGGACGCATCGATCTGACCCAGGCGGAGGCCGTCCGCGACCTTATCGAATCGCAGACGCTGTATCAGGCCCGGGTCGCCGCGCAGCAATTGGATGGCGCGTTGTCTCGCCGTGTGCGCCCTATCAAGCAGAAGCTGGTGGAATTCATTGCGGTCCTGGAAGCCGGCATTGATTTTGCCGAAGACGATGTGGATGTGGCCCAGGATCCTGACATCCTTCGTCGCATCGAAGCCATCGCTGCGCCTCTGCATGAACTAGGCCGATCCTTTGAACAGGGCCGTATCATACACTCCGGGCTGGCCCTGGCCATTGTCGGACGGCCGAATGTGGGCAAGTCTTCGCTCTTCAACCGATTGGTCGAGCGCGAGCGAGCCATCGTTACAGCCACGCCCGGGACCACGCGCGACCTGGTGACGGAGCGCGTCTCGATTGGCGGCATTCCGATTGAGCTGATCGACACGGCGGGCCTGCGTGAGGCCTCCGATGAAGCCGAAAAAATCGGAATTGAGAAATCGCGGGAGGCGCTTGCCCAAGCGGACCTTGTGCTGGTGGTGCTGGACGCCTCTGTTCCCCTCAGCCAGGAGGAGATGGACCTGCTCACTTCACTGGAGGACCGGCGTGCCCTGGTGGCGATCAACAAATGTGACCTTCAAATCGGACTGCCAGAGCTCCGGCTCCCGCCCCGGGTGCAAGCGGTGCGTACTTCGGCCCTCACCGGCGAGGGCATTGCAGCATTACGGGAGGCCCTTCTGGCCTGGCTGCATGGTCCGGGCCCCGCGCAGGAAGACGCAATGCTGACCAGCGCCCGCCAGCACCAGGCGGTCACAGGCGCACTGGATTCTCTTGCGTCGGCACGCAAAGCTGTGGCTGAGAAGATCCCGCATGAGATGCTGCTGCTTGACTTGTATAGCGCCCTGCGGCATCTGGATTCGTTGACTGGCGAAACCACTCCGGACGACATCCTGAACCTCATTTTTTCCACTTTTTGCATTGGCAAGTAG
- a CDS encoding protein jag → MPIADYFAAAQQIAAFLKNLTTLGGLRVKYKITAGSGAADPDGLEAREIYVELAGPDAYLLTQRGGELLRALEHIAAKILRLEADEHEKVSFDANNFKALRAKELKLAAETAADKVRRTGQPFSFAPMSSRERRLLHLVFRDYEDLETASSGEGLRRYVVAYPKGHAQGKG, encoded by the coding sequence ATGCCCATTGCTGATTACTTCGCTGCGGCCCAGCAGATCGCCGCATTTCTCAAAAATCTCACCACCCTGGGTGGTTTACGGGTCAAGTACAAAATCACGGCCGGATCTGGCGCGGCCGACCCTGACGGCCTGGAAGCACGCGAGATCTATGTAGAACTTGCCGGCCCGGATGCATATTTGCTGACACAGCGAGGAGGCGAGCTTCTGCGCGCGTTGGAGCATATTGCGGCCAAGATTCTCCGGCTTGAGGCCGATGAGCATGAAAAAGTCTCTTTTGACGCAAACAACTTCAAGGCCCTGCGGGCCAAAGAGCTGAAACTTGCAGCTGAAACCGCAGCGGACAAGGTGCGGCGCACCGGACAACCCTTCAGTTTCGCACCGATGAGTTCCCGCGAGCGCCGCCTGTTGCATCTGGTCTTCCGCGATTATGAGGACCTCGAAACTGCTTCCAGCGGCGAGGGACTGCGCCGATATGTGGTGGCCTATCCCAAAGGGCACGCGCAGGGCAAAGGGTAG